A window of Pusillimonas sp. T7-7 contains these coding sequences:
- a CDS encoding TniQ family protein — MKPAPRWPLHPAPREAEALSSWLNRVALCYHMEVSELLEHDLGHGQVDDLDTAPPLALLAMLSQRSGIELDRLRCMSFAGWVPWLLDSLDDQIPAALETYAFQLSVLLPRLRRKTRSITSWRAWLPTQPIHRACPLCLNDPENQAVLLAWKLPLMLSCPLHGCWLESYWGVPGRFLGWENADAEPRTASDAIAAMDQRTWQALTTGHVELPRRRIHAGLWFRLLRTLLDELNTPLSTCGTYAGYLRQIWECCGHPLRAGQSLWRPYETLNPAVRLQMLEAAATAISLIEVRDISPPGEHAKLFWSEPQTGFTSGLPAKAPKPEPVDHWQRAIQAIDEAIIEARHNPETARSLFALASYGRRDPASLEQLRATFAKEGIPPEFLSHYEPSLPFACLRQNDGLSDKF, encoded by the coding sequence GTGAAGCCAGCGCCACGCTGGCCACTGCATCCGGCACCCAGGGAAGCCGAAGCCCTGTCTTCGTGGCTCAACCGCGTGGCCCTTTGCTATCACATGGAAGTGTCCGAGCTGCTGGAGCACGATCTTGGTCACGGCCAGGTTGATGACCTGGACACCGCGCCACCACTGGCGCTGCTGGCGATGCTCTCCCAGCGGAGCGGTATCGAGCTGGATCGGCTGCGCTGCATGAGTTTCGCCGGCTGGGTGCCTTGGCTACTGGACAGCCTTGATGATCAGATTCCAGCCGCATTGGAAACCTATGCGTTCCAGCTCTCGGTACTGCTGCCGAGACTCCGCCGTAAGACGCGATCCATCACGAGCTGGCGTGCCTGGCTGCCCACCCAACCGATACACCGCGCCTGTCCGCTCTGCCTGAACGATCCGGAGAACCAAGCCGTACTGCTCGCGTGGAAGCTGCCCCTGATGCTGAGCTGCCCACTGCATGGCTGCTGGCTGGAATCCTATTGGGGCGTGCCAGGGCGGTTTCTCGGCTGGGAGAACGCCGACGCCGAACCGCGCACTGCCAGCGACGCGATTGCGGCGATGGACCAGCGTACCTGGCAGGCACTGACGACCGGCCACGTGGAGTTGCCGCGCCGACGCATCCACGCCGGATTGTGGTTTAGGCTGCTACGCACGCTGCTCGATGAGCTGAACACCCCGCTTTCGACGTGCGGCACCTACGCGGGGTATCTCCGCCAAATCTGGGAATGCTGCGGGCATCCGCTGCGTGCTGGGCAAAGTCTGTGGCGACCGTATGAAACCCTGAACCCGGCAGTACGGTTGCAGATGCTGGAGGCGGCGGCAACGGCAATCAGCTTGATTGAGGTGAGGGATATAAGCCCGCCAGGCGAGCACGCAAAGCTATTCTGGTCCGAGCCCCAAACCGGGTTCACCAGTGGCCTGCCGGCGAAAGCGCCGAAGCCCGAACCCGTCGATCACTGGCAGCGTGCAATCCAGGCCATTGATGAGGCCATCATTGAAGCACGACACAACCCCGAGACGGCACGCTCGCTGTTCGCGTTGGCTTCCTATGGTCGGCGCGACCCCGCTTCCTTGGAACAGTTGCGCGCCACCTTCGCGAAGGAAGGCATCCCCCCGGAATTTCTGTCACATTATGAGCCTAGCCTACCCTTTGCATGCCTTAGACAGAATGACGGGTTAAGTGACAAATTTTGA
- a CDS encoding TniB family NTP-binding protein: MDEYPIIDLSHLLPAAQGLARLPADERIHRLRADRWIGYPRAVEALNRLEALYTWPNKQRMPNLLLVGPTNNGKSMIVEKFRRAHPASSDADQEHIPVLVVQMPSEPSVIRFYVALLAAMGAPLRPRPRLPEIEQLALTLLRKLGVRLLVIDELHNVLAGNSVNRREFLNLLRFLGNELRIPLVGVGTRDAYLAIRSDDQLENRFEPMMLPVWEANDDCCSLLASFAASLPLRRPSSIATLDMARYLLTRSEGTIGELAHLLMAAAVAAVESGEEAINHRTLSMADYTGPSERRRQFERELM, encoded by the coding sequence GTGGACGAATATCCCATCATCGACCTGTCCCACCTGCTGCCGGCGGCCCAGGGCTTGGCCCGTCTCCCGGCGGACGAGCGCATCCATCGCCTTCGCGCCGACCGCTGGATCGGCTATCCGCGAGCAGTCGAGGCGTTGAACCGGCTGGAAGCCCTGTATACGTGGCCAAACAAACAACGCATGCCCAACCTGCTGTTGGTCGGTCCAACCAACAACGGCAAGTCGATGATCGTCGAGAAGTTCCGCCGCGCCCACCCGGCCAGCTCCGACGCCGACCAGGAGCACATCCCGGTATTGGTCGTGCAGATGCCGTCCGAGCCATCGGTGATCCGCTTCTACGTCGCGCTGCTCGCGGCGATGGGAGCACCATTGCGACCGCGCCCACGGCTGCCGGAAATAGAGCAACTGGCGCTGACACTGCTGCGCAAGCTCGGTGTGCGTTTGCTGGTGATCGACGAGCTGCACAACGTCCTGGCCGGCAACAGCGTCAACCGCCGGGAATTCCTCAACCTGCTGCGCTTCCTCGGCAACGAATTGCGCATCCCGCTGGTCGGTGTGGGCACACGCGACGCCTACCTGGCCATCCGCTCGGATGACCAGTTGGAAAATCGCTTCGAGCCGATGATGCTGCCGGTGTGGGAGGCCAACGACGATTGCTGTTCACTGCTGGCCAGCTTCGCGGCTTCGCTCCCGCTGCGGCGACCTTCGTCGATTGCCACGCTGGACATGGCTCGCTACCTGCTCACGCGCAGCGAGGGCACTATTGGCGAGCTGGCGCACCTATTGATGGCGGCGGCCGTGGCCGCCGTGGAGAGTGGTGAGGAAGCGATCAACCACCGCACGCTCAGCATGGCCGATTACACCGGTCCCAGCGAGCGGCGGCGGCAATTCGAGCGGGAACTGATGTGA
- a CDS encoding Mu transposase C-terminal domain-containing protein, with the protein MATDTVPIAERGVATLSEQAWERARCRAEIIGPLAQSETVGHEAADAAAQALGLSRRQVYVLIRRARQGSGLVTDLALGQSSGGKGKGRLPESVERIIRELLQKRFLTKQKRSLAAFHREVARVCKLQKLRMPARNTVALRIASLDPLKTTRLREGQDASRILQGVGGVPPPVSAPLEQVQIDHTVIDLIVVDERDRQPIGRPYLTLAIDVFTRCVVGMVVTLEAPSAVSVGLCLAHAGCDKRPWLERLDVEMDWPMSGKPALLYLDNAAEFKSEALRRGCEQHGIRLDYRPLGQPHYGGIVERIIGTAMQMIHDELPGTTFSNPDQRGEYASEKMAALTLRELERWLALAVGTYHGSVHNGLLQPPAARWAEAVARTGVPTVITRTTAFLVDFLPVLRRTLTRTGFVIDHIHYYADALKPWIARRDRLPAFLIRRDPRDISRIWVLEPEGQHYLEIPYRTLSHPAVTLWEQRQALAKLRQQGREQVDESALFRMIGQMREIVTTAQKATRKARRDADRRQHLKSTEQPVKTTPPADTDMADPQADNQPPAKPFDQIEEW; encoded by the coding sequence ATGGCGACCGATACCGTACCGATTGCCGAGCGCGGCGTAGCCACCCTGTCAGAACAGGCATGGGAGCGTGCTCGCTGCCGCGCGGAGATCATTGGGCCGTTGGCGCAGTCGGAGACGGTCGGGCATGAAGCGGCCGACGCAGCAGCCCAGGCGCTGGGTCTGTCCCGGCGGCAGGTCTACGTCCTGATCCGCCGTGCCCGGCAAGGTTCGGGGCTGGTCACTGATTTGGCTCTTGGACAGTCGAGCGGTGGCAAAGGTAAAGGCCGCTTGCCGGAGTCGGTCGAACGAATCATCCGCGAGCTACTGCAAAAGCGCTTCCTGACCAAGCAGAAGCGCAGCTTGGCGGCGTTCCACCGTGAAGTTGCGCGGGTGTGCAAGCTGCAAAAGCTGCGGATGCCGGCGCGCAACACGGTCGCGTTGCGGATCGCCAGCCTTGATCCACTCAAGACCACTCGACTTCGGGAAGGCCAGGATGCGTCCCGCATCCTGCAAGGTGTTGGCGGTGTTCCTCCGCCAGTCTCCGCACCGCTGGAGCAGGTACAGATCGACCACACAGTCATCGACCTGATCGTGGTGGACGAGCGCGACCGGCAACCGATTGGCCGTCCGTACCTGACCCTCGCCATCGACGTGTTCACCCGCTGCGTGGTTGGCATGGTGGTCACGTTAGAAGCGCCATCTGCCGTCTCGGTCGGCCTGTGCCTCGCACACGCCGGTTGCGACAAGCGCCCTTGGTTGGAAAGGTTGGACGTGGAAATGGACTGGCCGATGAGCGGCAAGCCCGCGCTGCTCTACCTGGACAACGCGGCCGAATTCAAGAGCGAGGCGCTACGCCGTGGCTGCGAGCAGCATGGCATCCGGTTGGACTATCGGCCTCTCGGGCAGCCGCACTATGGCGGCATCGTGGAACGGATCATCGGCACGGCGATGCAAATGATCCACGACGAATTGCCGGGGACGACCTTCTCCAACCCTGACCAGCGCGGGGAATACGCCTCCGAGAAGATGGCCGCCCTGACACTGCGCGAGCTGGAACGCTGGCTCGCATTGGCGGTTGGCACCTATCACGGCTCCGTGCACAACGGCCTGCTCCAACCGCCGGCCGCACGCTGGGCCGAAGCTGTCGCGCGTACCGGCGTTCCAACCGTCATCACTCGCACCACGGCTTTTCTGGTCGATTTCCTGCCCGTCCTCCGCCGCACCCTGACCCGCACTGGCTTCGTCATCGACCACATCCACTACTACGCCGATGCGCTCAAGCCGTGGATAGCTCGGCGCGACCGCCTGCCTGCGTTCCTGATCCGGCGCGACCCACGCGACATCAGCCGCATTTGGGTGCTGGAGCCGGAGGGGCAGCACTATCTGGAAATTCCATACCGTACCTTGTCGCACCCGGCTGTCACCCTCTGGGAACAACGGCAGGCGCTGGCGAAATTGCGGCAGCAAGGGCGCGAACAGGTGGATGAGTCGGCGCTGTTCCGCATGATCGGGCAGATGCGCGAAATCGTGACCACTGCGCAGAAAGCCACGCGCAAGGCGCGGCGCGACGCGGATCGACGCCAGCATCTCAAGTCAACGGAACAACCTGTCAAAACCACGCCACCAGCGGACACGGACATGGCAGACCCGCAGGCGGACAACCAGCCACCTGCCAAACCGTTCGACCAGATTGAGGAGTGGTAG
- a CDS encoding ATP-binding protein, with product MRLESVSIKNFRCYREETTVSMVDLTTFVGKNDIGKSSILEALEIFFNNEAVKIEQGDANIYSGSPLVSITCEFSDLPSKLSLDAGAETTLTAEFLLSVEGTLKIQKVFDCGKRTPSVEVYILANHPTAAGVADLLDLKEKDLQKLVKDQKLDTALKGNPGMRQALWAATKDLELKEVALPVTKPKEDSKRIWDQLESYLPMYALFQSDRSSRDSDGEVQNPMKAAVAAAIAEVQDDINRIQEKVREKAELIAKITHEALKTIDPNLAKELTPQFVPPTAAKWTGLFSVGMDTDDGIPLNKRGSGVRRLVLVAFFKAEAERRLKAGTSRSIIYAIEEPETAQHPNNQRILIESFKTLALEPGCQILLTTHSPGFASDLPTASIRFVTRDADLQPVILEGADVFGEVAETLGVVPDSRVKILFCVEGPTDVAAFKSLSRALHTADQTLPNLALDDRVAFVLLGGSTLKHWVTQHYLRSLNRPEVHIYDSDVAKYAESVTEVNLRTDGSWAVQTNKHEIECYLHADAIKDAFDVEIVVIDQPAADGKSVPRIFAEAFSVQQHYDGVLGDDKAKLRLADKAFPRMTAERVAERDPLGEVEGWFRRIGAML from the coding sequence ATGAGACTGGAATCTGTTTCGATAAAAAATTTCCGCTGCTACCGCGAAGAGACTACGGTATCGATGGTGGACCTGACGACATTTGTTGGAAAAAATGACATAGGAAAATCATCAATTCTCGAGGCGCTGGAGATATTCTTTAACAACGAAGCCGTCAAGATCGAACAGGGTGACGCCAACATCTACAGCGGCTCCCCACTAGTTTCCATTACCTGCGAATTTTCTGATTTGCCGTCCAAGTTGAGCCTTGACGCAGGGGCAGAGACGACTCTTACGGCGGAATTCCTTCTCTCGGTTGAGGGTACCCTGAAGATTCAGAAAGTATTCGATTGCGGCAAGAGGACACCATCCGTGGAAGTGTATATCCTTGCGAATCATCCGACCGCAGCCGGGGTTGCAGACCTTCTCGATCTGAAGGAAAAAGATCTCCAGAAACTTGTAAAAGACCAAAAGCTCGATACAGCGCTAAAAGGGAATCCAGGCATGCGGCAGGCTCTATGGGCCGCGACGAAAGACCTGGAACTGAAGGAGGTGGCTCTTCCAGTTACCAAGCCGAAGGAAGATAGCAAACGGATCTGGGATCAGCTCGAGAGCTACCTGCCGATGTATGCACTGTTTCAGAGCGACCGGAGCAGCCGCGATTCTGACGGGGAGGTACAAAATCCAATGAAGGCTGCTGTGGCAGCCGCCATTGCCGAAGTGCAGGACGATATCAACCGGATTCAGGAAAAGGTGCGCGAGAAAGCCGAGTTGATCGCGAAGATCACTCACGAAGCTTTGAAAACAATCGACCCTAATCTCGCCAAAGAACTGACGCCGCAATTTGTGCCACCGACTGCAGCAAAATGGACCGGATTGTTTTCGGTCGGCATGGACACTGATGATGGTATCCCGCTGAACAAGCGCGGCAGCGGCGTTCGTCGCCTTGTCTTGGTCGCTTTTTTCAAGGCAGAAGCGGAGCGCCGGTTAAAGGCCGGGACTAGCCGGAGCATTATCTACGCGATCGAGGAGCCGGAGACGGCACAGCACCCGAACAACCAGCGCATCCTTATCGAATCATTCAAGACATTGGCGTTGGAGCCTGGATGTCAGATCTTGCTTACGACGCACAGTCCTGGCTTTGCGTCGGATTTGCCTACCGCTAGCATCAGGTTTGTAACGCGCGACGCAGATCTTCAACCCGTTATCCTGGAGGGCGCAGACGTATTTGGGGAGGTGGCTGAAACGCTCGGGGTCGTGCCGGATAGTCGTGTCAAAATCTTATTTTGCGTCGAAGGGCCAACAGACGTAGCAGCCTTTAAATCGCTCAGTCGGGCGTTACATACGGCAGACCAAACGCTGCCGAACCTGGCTTTAGATGACAGAGTTGCCTTCGTCTTGCTCGGCGGCTCGACGCTTAAGCACTGGGTTACACAACACTATCTCCGGTCGCTGAATCGTCCTGAGGTACATATTTATGACAGCGACGTGGCCAAGTATGCGGAATCTGTCACTGAGGTAAACCTGCGTACGGATGGCTCCTGGGCCGTCCAAACGAACAAGCACGAGATTGAATGTTATCTGCATGCGGACGCGATTAAGGATGCCTTTGACGTCGAGATTGTTGTCATTGATCAGCCCGCTGCCGACGGGAAGTCAGTCCCAAGGATTTTTGCTGAAGCTTTCTCGGTACAACAGCATTATGATGGGGTTCTAGGCGATGACAAGGCAAAGCTACGTCTCGCGGACAAGGCATTCCCCAGGATGACTGCAGAGCGGGTGGCCGAGAGAGATCCTTTGGGAGAAGTTGAGGGGTGGTTCCGCAGGATTGGGGCCATGCTATAA
- a CDS encoding DUF1902 domain-containing protein: MQKILFIQAEWDQNAEVWVAASNDVPGLVTEAKTLEILSTKLNRMIPELLDANGVTRDAEVPFELLARRFFVTRSPDLAGTLNRQCRSLRGDKAEADAIGFGKAAASLIESWE, translated from the coding sequence ATGCAGAAAATCTTATTTATACAGGCAGAGTGGGATCAGAATGCAGAGGTTTGGGTGGCTGCATCTAATGACGTGCCGGGTCTTGTCACAGAGGCTAAAACGTTAGAAATTCTGTCCACGAAGCTCAATCGCATGATTCCTGAATTACTGGATGCAAATGGCGTAACACGGGATGCCGAAGTACCGTTTGAACTACTGGCCCGCCGCTTTTTCGTTACGCGATCCCCTGATCTAGCCGGTACGCTTAATCGGCAGTGCCGCAGCCTACGCGGAGACAAGGCCGAAGCAGACGCTATTGGCTTTGGAAAAGCTGCGGCCAGCTTAATTGAGAGCTGGGAATAA
- a CDS encoding ISL3 family transposase has protein sequence MVNPSEKLAVKGSKKTASDALVRVRAMQEEAMQRQQDTAAPDQRITAQLPLWPEVVRGVPNSLLRTALFTIGKGHEKVKTRTLLASTTDIELRFSGDRFNQHDLDVWEMLLHLARLQPLGDEVRFSTYSLLKALGRGTGKTQREQLKNEIARLQGGVVEITWKKDRKTFSGQLVGNAYRDEVTKRQVVILNESLLRLYDDGHTHIDWARRKALKSSLARWLHGFYASHAVAYPYKVETLHGLCGSATQQLRNFRQILKIALDDLGLFIIKGGQRHSLDLFLRRTSLMEGMPMSPVNSILGIRDLVVQRVERHRDIHVWASPAKRLACIHCQQGSVRIKATHQRTLKHTRQGNQLMVLHLAVPKYHCLDCNRYFRHRFAGIRPRRRATEAYRLEVFEAHDGGVSQRQLTRTHRIGSATVERWYQSFIKQRVSELSGRSCPQVLGIDEHFFSRKKGYATTLVDLKHHKVFDVVLGRSEASLRSYLKRLPGREHVRVIVMDLSETYRRIAQEYFPNAMIVADRFHVVRLVNQHFLKLWQQHDPEGRKNRGLLSLMRRHHWKLSSVQKERLHQYLAQEPVLQALYFAKQQLNGFLVMKHLKAKRAKQLLPKFLALIRQFEQSPAKALAATLTSWLEPIVRMWRFTKSNGITEGFHTKMEMLSRRAYGFRNFENYRMRVLAQCGWNGVINRV, from the coding sequence ATGGTCAATCCATCGGAAAAGCTGGCTGTTAAGGGATCGAAAAAAACCGCAAGCGACGCCCTGGTGCGTGTGCGAGCCATGCAAGAGGAGGCCATGCAGCGTCAACAGGACACTGCTGCGCCCGATCAGCGGATCACAGCACAATTGCCGCTTTGGCCTGAAGTGGTTAGAGGTGTGCCGAACTCTTTGCTACGCACAGCGTTGTTCACTATCGGCAAAGGCCATGAGAAAGTCAAAACTCGGACACTTCTGGCCAGCACAACCGATATAGAACTTCGCTTCTCGGGTGATCGATTTAATCAGCATGATCTTGATGTATGGGAAATGCTTTTGCACCTAGCTCGTTTGCAGCCTCTTGGTGATGAGGTGCGATTCAGTACGTACTCCTTGCTAAAGGCGCTAGGTAGAGGCACTGGCAAAACGCAGCGCGAACAGTTGAAAAACGAGATTGCCCGCTTGCAAGGTGGCGTCGTTGAAATTACGTGGAAAAAAGATAGGAAAACATTTAGCGGCCAACTTGTAGGAAATGCATACCGCGATGAAGTTACGAAACGGCAGGTCGTCATTCTCAATGAAAGCCTTCTTCGCCTTTATGACGATGGACATACCCATATTGATTGGGCACGTCGGAAAGCCTTAAAAAGCAGCTTAGCCAGATGGTTGCACGGCTTCTATGCCAGTCACGCCGTGGCTTATCCATACAAGGTGGAAACACTGCATGGCCTCTGCGGTAGTGCCACACAGCAGTTACGAAATTTCCGCCAAATACTCAAGATTGCACTGGATGATTTGGGGCTCTTCATCATTAAAGGGGGACAGCGACATTCATTAGACTTGTTTTTGCGAAGAACGAGCTTAATGGAAGGAATGCCGATGTCCCCAGTAAATTCTATCTTAGGAATCAGAGATTTAGTAGTTCAGCGCGTAGAGCGGCACCGAGACATTCACGTCTGGGCCAGCCCGGCCAAGCGCTTGGCGTGCATCCATTGTCAGCAAGGGTCGGTACGTATTAAAGCGACGCACCAGCGTACGCTCAAGCACACCCGCCAAGGCAACCAGTTGATGGTGCTGCATCTAGCCGTGCCCAAGTACCACTGCTTGGACTGCAATCGCTATTTTCGTCACCGCTTCGCGGGCATCCGGCCACGGCGCCGGGCCACCGAGGCGTATCGCTTGGAGGTCTTCGAGGCGCACGACGGGGGCGTGAGCCAGCGCCAGCTGACGCGCACGCACCGGATCGGCAGTGCCACGGTCGAGCGCTGGTACCAGTCCTTTATCAAGCAGCGGGTCTCGGAGCTGTCGGGTCGAAGTTGTCCGCAGGTTCTAGGCATTGATGAGCACTTCTTTAGCCGCAAGAAGGGCTACGCCACCACGCTGGTTGATTTGAAGCACCACAAGGTGTTCGATGTGGTGCTGGGGCGCTCAGAAGCGAGCCTGCGCAGCTATTTGAAGCGTTTACCAGGGCGTGAGCACGTGCGGGTCATTGTGATGGACCTGTCCGAGACCTATCGGCGCATTGCCCAGGAGTACTTCCCCAACGCCATGATCGTGGCTGACCGCTTCCATGTCGTGCGGTTGGTGAACCAGCACTTTCTGAAGCTATGGCAGCAGCATGATCCGGAGGGGCGCAAGAACCGGGGGCTGCTCAGCCTGATGCGCCGCCATCACTGGAAGCTATCCTCAGTGCAAAAAGAACGCCTGCACCAGTACCTGGCCCAGGAGCCCGTACTGCAGGCGCTTTACTTTGCCAAGCAGCAGTTGAATGGGTTTCTGGTCATGAAGCACTTGAAGGCCAAGCGGGCCAAACAGCTGTTGCCCAAGTTCCTGGCCTTGATTCGTCAGTTTGAGCAAAGTCCGGCCAAGGCGCTGGCCGCGACGTTAACATCGTGGCTCGAGCCCATCGTACGTATGTGGCGATTCACCAAGTCCAATGGGATCACTGAAGGATTCCATACAAAGATGGAGATGCTCTCACGCCGAGCGTATGGGTTCAGGAATTTTGAGAATTACCGCATGAGAGTCTTGGCTCAATGCGGTTGGAATGGTGTAATTAACCGGGTTTGA
- a CDS encoding transposase translates to MLSLMRRHHWKLSSVQKERLHQYLAQEPVLQALYFAKQQLNGFLVMKHLKAKRAKQLLPKFLALIRQFEQSPAKALAATLTSWLEPIVRMWRFTKSNGITEGFHTKMEMLSRRAYGFRNFENYRMRVLAQCGWNGVINRV, encoded by the coding sequence CTGCTCAGCCTGATGCGCCGCCATCACTGGAAGCTATCCTCAGTGCAAAAAGAACGCCTGCACCAGTACCTGGCCCAGGAGCCCGTACTGCAGGCGCTTTACTTTGCCAAGCAGCAGTTGAATGGGTTTCTGGTCATGAAGCACTTGAAGGCCAAGCGGGCCAAACAGCTGTTGCCCAAGTTCCTGGCCTTGATTCGTCAGTTTGAGCAAAGTCCGGCCAAGGCGCTGGCCGCGACGTTAACATCGTGGCTCGAGCCCATCGTACGTATGTGGCGATTCACCAAGTCCAATGGGATCACTGAAGGATTCCATACAAAGATGGAGATGCTCTCACGCCGAGCGTATGGGTTCAGGAATTTTGAGAATTACCGCATGAGAGTCTTGGCTCAATGCGGTTGGAATGGTGTAATTAACCGGGTTTGA
- a CDS encoding tyrosine-type recombinase/integrase: MLFDYCTGAFKEAIERAKIELPLGQLTHVLRHTFASHFMINGGNILTLQRILGHQDLKTTMRYAHLAPDHLEAARKLNPISALTLG; the protein is encoded by the coding sequence GTGCTGTTCGACTACTGCACCGGCGCATTCAAAGAGGCTATCGAGAGGGCGAAGATCGAACTACCGCTGGGCCAGCTAACCCATGTGCTGCGCCACACTTTCGCCAGCCACTTCATGATCAATGGCGGAAATATTCTGACCTTGCAGCGGATACTTGGTCATCAAGACTTGAAAACGACCATGCGATATGCCCATCTCGCACCGGACCACTTAGAAGCAGCAAGAAAGCTGAATCCAATTTCTGCGTTGACACTTGGTTGA
- a CDS encoding FMN-binding glutamate synthase family protein, with protein sequence MDRLLSRHTAFYTVIAGTVFFTILGLTIDAWWLVAAIFMAGLTALGCYDLHQTSHAVRRNYPVIGNLRFFFESIRPEMRQYFIEDDTTELPFSRVDRSLVYQRAKRQEDKRPFGTQGDVYRSDYEWINHSMTPTHPDAKEFRITVGGPDCTQPYSLSVFNISAMSFGALSANAVLALNKGASKGGFAHDTGEGGISRYHLEHQGDLIWNIGSGYFGCNDGKGNFSEELFAQRATQDSVKMIEIKLSQGAKPGHGGILPGAKVTLEIAEARGVPVGVDCNSPSQHSAFSTPIELMHFVAHLRELSGGKPVGFKLCIGHPWEWFAIAKAMLHTAITPDFIVVDGAEGGTGAAPIELVDHVGTPLQEGLRLVHNTLVGIGLRERIKLGVSGKIITAFHMARALALGADWCNSARGFMFAVGCIQAQACHTGKCPTGVTTQDPKRQAALHVPDKAERVASFHQNTLKALAELLGAAGLQHPTELRPHHIARRIPNGEVRVLSAVFPDLEKGELLEGKFRNTIFRTAWPMAQAESFAPLYSLSAALSGNVNSPLPEEASQANKPTHNES encoded by the coding sequence ATGGATCGCCTACTTTCTCGCCACACCGCCTTTTATACCGTCATTGCAGGCACTGTTTTTTTTACCATTCTGGGATTGACGATTGACGCATGGTGGTTGGTAGCGGCAATTTTCATGGCCGGCCTGACGGCGCTAGGGTGCTACGACCTTCACCAAACAAGCCATGCCGTTCGCCGCAACTACCCGGTAATCGGCAATTTGCGCTTCTTCTTTGAGTCCATCCGCCCTGAAATGCGGCAGTACTTCATTGAAGACGACACCACCGAATTGCCATTTTCACGCGTGGACCGCTCGCTGGTATATCAGCGAGCCAAGCGCCAGGAAGACAAACGCCCCTTCGGAACACAAGGCGACGTCTACCGCAGCGACTACGAATGGATCAACCATTCCATGACGCCCACACACCCCGACGCCAAGGAGTTTCGCATCACAGTCGGGGGGCCTGATTGCACACAGCCCTATTCACTGTCGGTATTCAATATTTCAGCCATGAGCTTTGGAGCGTTATCGGCCAATGCAGTGCTGGCGCTGAACAAAGGAGCCTCCAAGGGCGGCTTTGCCCACGACACCGGAGAGGGGGGCATCAGTCGCTATCATCTTGAGCATCAGGGCGATCTGATCTGGAATATCGGGTCGGGCTATTTCGGCTGTAACGATGGCAAAGGTAATTTTTCGGAAGAACTCTTTGCCCAGCGTGCCACACAGGACAGCGTCAAGATGATAGAAATCAAGCTGTCGCAAGGGGCCAAGCCAGGCCATGGCGGCATTCTTCCTGGCGCCAAAGTTACCCTGGAAATTGCCGAAGCACGCGGCGTACCGGTAGGCGTGGACTGCAATTCACCAAGCCAGCACAGCGCCTTTAGCACGCCCATCGAGCTCATGCATTTCGTGGCTCATCTACGTGAACTGTCGGGCGGCAAGCCTGTTGGGTTCAAATTATGCATAGGCCACCCCTGGGAATGGTTTGCCATAGCCAAAGCCATGCTGCATACCGCTATTACACCCGACTTCATCGTTGTGGACGGGGCCGAAGGCGGCACTGGCGCCGCGCCCATAGAGCTTGTTGATCATGTGGGCACCCCGCTGCAAGAAGGGCTGCGACTGGTACACAACACCTTGGTAGGCATAGGGCTGCGCGAACGCATCAAACTGGGTGTATCGGGCAAAATCATCACGGCCTTCCATATGGCGCGGGCTCTGGCACTGGGCGCCGACTGGTGCAACAGCGCACGTGGCTTCATGTTTGCCGTAGGCTGTATTCAGGCGCAAGCCTGCCATACGGGAAAATGCCCCACCGGCGTCACCACACAAGATCCAAAACGACAGGCTGCGCTGCATGTACCCGATAAAGCAGAGCGGGTTGCCAGCTTTCACCAAAATACGCTCAAGGCCCTGGCCGAGTTGCTAGGAGCCGCCGGCTTGCAACACCCTACCGAGCTACGCCCTCACCATATTGCGCGCCGTATACCTAATGGCGAAGTCCGTGTGCTGTCGGCAGTTTTTCCTGATCTGGAAAAAGGCGAACTATTGGAAGGTAAGTTTCGTAACACGATTTTCAGGACTGCATGGCCCATGGCACAGGCCGAGTCGTTTGCGCCGCTATATAGCTTGAGCGCCGCCCTGTCGGGCAATGTGAACAGCCCGCTGCCTGAAGAGGCCAGCCAAGCCAATAAACCAACACATAACGAATCATAG